From a region of the Drosophila virilis strain 15010-1051.87 chromosome 3, Dvir_AGI_RSII-ME, whole genome shotgun sequence genome:
- the LOC116650813 gene encoding uncharacterized protein isoform X1 → MFDEGASANGNDEATSASQVAVGTQAAVFKIKIKNLTDRLNRLSSELDPARLRDVDDYELQDYISMASDLQAKFEIVCDGLLEVDHASVDEDLQTSFESTIRQLRLSLQRERGNRSKVQQIPHCSTFNSAAADDSRSTFVVPNHSRLPQLKLPEFSGGYTEWADFSNLFTTVIDKDPYLTNIEKLQHLRSCLKGTALDTIRSLEISNANYAAALELLDKRFNNKRLIFQAHISEILGLRKVDKGATAQLREFSDKLNSHLRALKSMGSVEQIAGCVIVHTLLQKLDSVTQASWEDDAPLDVIPSCERFTTFIERRCQRLENADHATAMYTPSSQVGQNNSSRRTFVVTRNGTSACVFCEVAGHSIYKCLQFANLSPLLRLHEAKRLALCLNCLQRGHQLRVCGSSACRVCGSKHHSLLHLGNTSSHIAASSPNNAQDTETYSSSQNTLAALLSSPLTTAQHLKHDVVLLATAVINVKNRAGSLVPCRALLDSGSQLHIITSRLAHQLQLRKFKSTAIVSGIGDAAFASDGFSVNINVKSRVSEYSTCIPALIAPSITDNQPGFTLDPASWNIPSNIQLADPEFFKSQQIDMLIGASLFFDLLCVGQIKLAAGLPILQKTRLGWVATGGASHAGKSSFMAMRSMENPDLLVDSHLQPNTQIDELIRRFWELECCTDPESLPNKEERDCEAHFQANFKRLSTGDYSVRLPLRLGMYPLGDSYQQAVRRFLNLERKLDRNPLLKPQYAAFIKEYLDLGHMSLVTSAALGQCKYYLPHHCVLKEDSTTTKLRVVFDGSAVTTSGHSLNDALMAGPTIQPKLFSILMRFRTFAVALTGDICKMYRCVRVEPADSYFQCILWRESQHQKIQIYKLDTVTYGTKPASFLSVRAMHQLAMDEQKTFPIGSDIVKRDFYVDDLISGGSCVQEAIEILKQTSGLLAKGNFRLRKWCSSDTSVLQNIPEEDRETLLKFDDGSDITKTLGLVWDPASDCFLFSFSPLRLPSRLTKRSILSAIARFYDPLGLVGPVITKSKIFMQDLWREKLDWDESLPVHLSTAWVNFCADFEYTQQFQYPRRALSSDSTVEIHGFCDASLSAYGACVYTVSKCNGNTSVRLLCSKSRVAPVKTITVPKLELCGAALLAQLLSEICQMKVFDCRYYCWSDSAVTLAWIRNDASKFNVFVANRVAAIQELTTGMEWHHIPTELNPADIISRGALPSELFRSPLWAHGPSFLSKGKEEWPASCVPVESLPELRHKVLLGTAAQPDLSIGCKFINSFSKLQRVFAYVYKFVNRIRGAELTVDHLHHGTHWLLRSVQMATLSDDYKALKEGRHVKPSSSMASLAPFLDDFGLLRIGGRLKNSSLDFSARHPIILPRQHPVTRAIIVYFHKRNLHAGPRALLSSIRLQYWPIGGRKTVSSIVAKCIICFRAKPRLAEHIMADLPADRLNTSYPFMVTGVDYCGPFYYKNEVRNRPPVKCYISLFICFATKAVHLELVKDLSTTSFLNALKRFILTRSRPSRIWSDNATNFVGAKNELADLNRLFLRDEHVKAVNEFCLTESIEWLFIPPRSPHFGGLWEAAVKTAKHHFYRSVCSSILDFDSLRTLVCHITAIINSRPLLPLSEHPGDLDVLTPAHFLGTAPSSSYIEPDLRQLNFNRLNYFQRVTYLQQVFWARWREEYLTLLQQRSKWRTPQPGLSINDVVLVKDENLPPLKWPLARVQELISGSDGVSRVAVLQTATGVIRRAVRKLCLLPKQDDVESPCLPTGGECLVK, encoded by the coding sequence atgtttgatgaaggtgcaagtgcaaatggaaatgatgaGGCGACATCAGCTAGTCAAGTGGCGGTTGGAACCCAGGCtgctgtttttaaaataaagatcaaGAATTTAACTGATCGACTCAATAGATTGTCCTCGGAACTTGATCCCGCTCGACTTCgcgatgttgatgactacgagctgcaagattacataagcatggcatctgacttgcaggcgaaatttgaGATAGTCTGTGATGGTTTGTTGGAGGTGGATCATGCCAGCGTTGATGAGGATCTTCAGACAAGTTTTGAGTCAACTATTAGGCAGCTACGGCTGTCCCTTCAACGCGAGCGCGGAAATCGAAGCAAGGTTCAGCAGATTCCGCATTGTTCCACCTTCAATTCAGCCGCAGCCGATGACTCGCGTTCTACCTTTGTTGTTCCAAACCACTCTCGATtgcctcaacttaaattgccggagtttagtggaggctacacagaatgggccgattTCTCGAACCTGTTCACCACGGTCATTGacaaggatccgtatttgaccaacattgaaaaactccagcatctacggtcatgccttaaaggaacagcgctggatacaattcgctcattggaaatttcaaacgcaaattatgctgccgctttagaactgcttgataagcgttttaataacaagcgtcttatttttcaggcacacatctcTGAAATTTTGGGTTTGAGAAAGGTGGACAAGGGCGCGACTGCACAGCTGCGCGAATTTTCAGATAAGCTCAACTCTCATCTACGtgctttaaaatcgatgggcagtGTGGAACAGATCGCCGGTTGCGTCATAGTACATACGTTGCTGCAAAAACTAGATAGCGTTACGCAGGCTAGCTGGGAGGATGATGCGCcgttggacgtcataccatcatGCGAGCGGTTTACAACCTTCATAGAGAGGCGTTGccaaaggctggaaaatgcggaTCACGCTACGGCAATGTACACGCCTAGCTCCCAGGTGGGCCAGAACAACAGTAGTAGAAGAACGTTTGTAGTGACTAGGAATGGAAcgagtgcttgtgtgttttgtgaagTCGCAGGCCactctatttataaatgtttgcaattcgcAAATTTATCGCCCTTGCTGCGCCTTCACGAAGCCAAGCGGCTTGCGCTGTGCCTAAACTGCCTGCAAAGGGgacatcagctgagagtcTGCGGCTCCAGCGCTTGCAGAGTTTGTGGAAGCAAACATCATAGCTTGTTGCATCTTGGCAACACAAGCAGTCACATCGCTGCTTCTAGCCCAAACAATGCTCAAGATACCGAAACTTATTCGTCATCCCAAAACACCTTGGCGGCACTTTTATCTTCGCCTCTCACTACCGCCCAGCATCTCAAGCACGATGTGGTCCTGCTTGCCACTGCCGTCATCAACGTGAAAAATCGCGCTGGCTCCTTGGTGCCTTGCCGTGCGTTGCTCGACTCTGGGTCGCAgttgcacatcatcacctctcgtcttgctcatcagctccagctgcgcaaattcaagtcaacagcaatcgtctctggcattggtgatgcagcATTTGCGTCCGATGGGTTTTCGgtcaacatcaatgtcaaatCTCGAGTGTCGGAGTACTCCACATGCATCCCGGCCTTGATTGCACCATCCATCACCGATAATCAGCCTGGCTTCACTCTTGACCCTGCATCATGGAACATTCcatcaaatatacaactagctgatcctgaattctttaaatctcagcaaatcgaCATGTTGATTGGAGCCAGTCTGTTCTTCGATCTGCTATGCGTCGGCCAGATTAAACTAGCTGCTGGACTGCCGATATTGCAAAAGACTCGCCTTGGTTGGGTGGCTACGGGAGGTGCCTCACATGCTGGAAAATCATCATTCATGGCCATGAGATCAATGGAgaatccagatctgctggtTGACTCGCATCTGCAGCCTAATACACAGATTGATGAATTAATCCGTCGTTTTTGGGAATTGGAATGCTGCACCGACCCTGAGTCCTTACCAAACAAGGAGGAACGCGACTGtgaggcacactttcaggccaattttAAACGTCTGTCGACTGGCgactattcagttcgtttaccgcTACGTCTAGGCATGTATCCgctgggtgactcctatcaacaggcgGTTCGTCGATTCCTGAACTTAGAAAGAAAACTAGACCGTAATCCACTATTGAAACCccagtatgcagcatttatcaaggaGTATCTTGACTTGGGTCACATGTCACTTGTTACCTCagctgcactgggccaatGCAAGTACTACctgccacatcactgcgtgctgaaggaggatagcactacaaccaagctaagggtcgtgtttgatggctcagcagttactacctctggacactcgctgaatgatgcactgatggcaGGTCCTACCATCCAACCGAAGCTGTTTTCGATACTGATGCGGTTTCGTACATTTGCAGTCGCCCTGACAGgcgatatatgcaaaatgtatcgatgcgtacgagtcgaacccgcagacagttattttcaatgtatCTTGTGGCGTGAGtctcagcatcagaagatacagatttacaaattagacaccgtcacctacggcacaaaaccagcatcgtttctctcagtgcgagctatgcaccaactggccatggatgagcagaaAACTTTCCCTATTGGCTCTGACATTGTTAAAAGAGATTTCTACGTGGATGACCTCATTTCTGGTGGTAGCTGTGTTCAAGAAGCAATTGAGATATTGAAACAAACATCTGGACTACTCGCCAAGGGGAACTTTAGGCTGCGCAAATGGTGTTCTAGCGACACATCTGTACTCCAAAACATACCGGAAGAGGATAGAGAAACGCTGCTTAAGTTTGACGATGGCAGTGACATCACGAAAACGTTAGGCCTCGTTTGGGATCCCGCTTCAGACTGTTTCCTTTTCTCCTTCTCTCCACTGAGGTTGCCCTCCAGACTGACAAAACGGTCAATACTCTCCGCAATTGCTCGCTTTTACGACCcccttggtcttgttggtcccgtaataacaaaatcgaaaatttttatgCAGGATCTCTGGAGAGAAAAGCTGGACTGGGATGAGAGCCTGCCCgtacacttaagcacagcctGGGTCAACTTCTGCGCTGATTTTGAGTATACTCAGCAATTCCAGTATCCCCGTCGAGCACTCTCATCAGACAGTACAGTGGAGATTCACGgattttgtgatgccagcctaAGCGCTTATGGAGCATGCGTCTATACAGTCTCAAAGTGCAATGGCAACACCAGCGTGCGTCTCTTAtgctccaaatcgcgtgtCGCGCCTGTGAAAACCATCACGGTACCAAAGCTGGAACTCTGCGGAGCTGCATTACTGGCTCAACTTCTCagcgaaatatgccaaatgaaagTGTTCGACTGTCGGTATTACTGTTGGTCAGACTCTGCCGTGACTTTGGCTTGGATTCGCAATGATGCTTCGAAATTCAATGTTTTCGTTGCCAACCGAGTCGCAGCCATCCAAGAGCTCACCACTGGAATGGAATGGCATCATATTCCCACCGAATTAAACCCGGCGGATATAATTTCACGAGGAGCGCTGCCTAGTGAGCTCTTCCGGTCTCCATTATGGGCCCATGGTCCGAGTTTTCTCAGTAAGGGAAAGGAAGAGTGGCCTGCCTCCTGTGTACCTGTCGAATCCTTACCAGAACTTCGACACAAGGTACTCCTCGGAACTGCAGCGCAACCGGATCTCTCGATTGGTTGCAAGTTCATCAATTCGTTTTCCAAGCTGCAGCGGGTCTTTGcttatgtttacaaatttgtaaatcgaATCCGAGGAGCTGAACTAACCGTTGACCACTTGCATCATGGCACACATTGGTTGCTgcggtcagtgcaaatggctaCTCTCAGCGATGACTACAAGGCATTGAAGGAAGGAAGGCATGTCAAACCGTCTAGCTCAATGGCCTCTCTTGCACCATTCCTTGACGACTTCGGCCTACTTCGCATCGGTGGACGGCTGAAAAACTCGTCGTTGGACTTCTCAGCGCGAcatccgattatattgccCCGTCAGCATCCTGTGACGCGAGCAATCATAGTTTACTTTCATAAACGAAACTTACACGCTGGACCTCGCGCTTTATTGTCTTCGATTCGGCTCCAgtactggcccattggcggtcgAAAAACAGTCTCCagtattgttgccaaatgcataatctgttttcgtgccaagccacgattggccgagcatataatggcagacctaccagctgatcgtctTAATACATCGTATCCCTTTATGGTCACTGGCGTTGAttactgtggaccattttACTACAAGAACGAAGTGCGCAACAGGCCACCAGTGAAATGCTATATCAGtctgttcatatgcttcgctacaaagGCGGTGCACTTAGAGCTTGTAAAGGACTTGTCCACAACATCGTTTCTAAACGCCCTAAAACGTTTCATCCTGACTCGCTCTCGACcttcaaggatctggtctgacaatgcgacaaacttcGTAGGTGCCAAGAACGAACTAGCAGATCTGAACCGCCTGTTCCTGAGAGACGAGCATGTCAAGGCCGTTAACGAGTTTTGCCTAACCGAATCAATTGAATGGTTGTTCATCCCTCCTCGCTCTCCGCACTTTGGTGGACTATGGGAAGCCGCTGTGAAGACTGCTAAGCACCACTTTTATCGATCTGTTTGCTCTTCCATTTTGGATTTCGATTCGCTGCGTACGCTCGTCTGCCACATcacggcaattattaattctcgaccattacttccactttcagagcatccaggtgatcttgacgtcttgacacccgcacacttCCTGGGTACAGCGCCATCTTCATCATACATTGAGCCCGATCTAAGGCAGCTTAACTTCAATcggcttaattattttcagcgcgtcacatatctccaacaagtattctgggcccgttggcgcgaagagtatttgacgcttcttcaacagcgctccaaatggcgcactCCTCAGCCTGGACTCTCCATTAACGATGTTGTCCTTGTAAAGGATGAGAATCTACCGCCGCTGAAGTGGCCACTCGCCAGAGTGCAAGAGCTGATCTCTGGATCTGATGGGGTATCCAGAGTTGCTGTGCTTCAAACTGCGACTGGAGTCATACGTAGAGCTGTACgaaagctgtgtttgctgcccaaacaggatgatgttgaaagcccttgccttccaacggggggagaatgtttggtcaagtaa
- the LOC116650813 gene encoding uncharacterized protein isoform X2 → MFDEGASANGNDEATSASQVAVGTQAAVFKIKIKNLTDRLNRLSSELDPARLRDVDDYELQDYISMASDLQAKFEIVCDGLLEVDHASVDEDLQTSFESTIRQLRLSLQRERGNRSKVQQIPHCSTFNSAAADDSRSTFVVPNHSRLPQLKLPEFSGGYTEWADFSNLFTTVIDKDPYLTNIEKLQHLRSCLKGTALDTIRSLEISNANYAAALELLDKRFNNKRLIFQAHISEILGLRKVDKGATAQLREFSDKLNSHLRALKSMGSVEQIAGCVIVHTLLQKLDSVTQASWEDDAPLDVIPSCERFTTFIERRCQRLENADHATAMYTPSSQVGQNNSSRRTFVVTRNGTSACVFCEVAGHSIYKCLQFANLSPLLRLHEAKRLALCLNCLQRGHQLRVCGSSACRVCGSKHHSLLHLGNTSSHIAASSPNNAQDTETYSSSQNTLAALLSSPLTTAQHLKHDVVLLATAVINVKNRAGSLVPCRALLDSGSQLHIITSRLAHQLQLRKFKSTAIVSGIGDAAFASDGFSVNINVKSRVSEYSTCIPALIAPSITDNQPGFTLDPASWNIPSNIQLADPEFFKSQQIDMLIGASLFFDLLCVGQIKLAAGLPILQKTRLGWVATGGASHAGKSSFMAMRSMENPDLLVDSHLQPNTQIDELIRRFWELECCTDPESLPNKEERDCEAHFQANFKRLSTGDYSVRLPLRLGMYPLGDSYQQAVRRFLNLERKLDRNPLLKPQYAAFIKEYLDLGHMSLVTSAALGQCKYYLPHHCVLKEDSTTTKLRVVFDGSAVTTSGHSLNDALMAGPTIQPKLFSILMRFRTFAVALTGDICKMYRCVRVEPADSYFQCILWRESQHQKIQIYKLDTVTYGTKPASFLSVRAMHQLAMDEQKTFPIGSDIVKRDFYVDDLISGGSCVQEAIEILKQTSGLLAKGNFRLRKWCSSDTSVLQNIPEEDRETLLKFDDGSDITKTLGLVWDPASDCFLFSFSPLRLPSRLTKRSILSAIARFYDPLGLVGPVITKSKIFMQDLWREKLDWDESLPVHLSTAWVNFCADFEYTQQFQYPRRALSSDSTVEIHGFCDASLSAYGACVYTVSKCNGNTSVRLLCSKSRVAPVKTITVPKLELCGAALLAQLLSEICQMKVFDCRYYCWSDSAVTLAWIRNDASKFNVFVANRVAAIQELTTGMEWHHIPTELNPADIISRGALPSELFRSPLWAHGPSFLSKGKEEWPASCVPVESLPELRHKVLLGTAAQPDLSIGCKFINSFSKLQRVFAYVYKFVNRIRGAELTVDHLHHGTHWLLRSVQMATLSDDYKALKEGRHVKPSSSMASLAPFLDDFGLLRIGGRLKNSSLDFSARHPIILPRQHPVTRAIIVYFHKRNLHAGPRALLSSIRLQYWPIGGRKTVSSIVAKCIICFRAKPRLAEHIMADLPADRLNTSYPFMVTGVDYCGPFYYKNEVRNRPPVKCYISLFICFATKAVHLELVKDLSTTSFLNALKRFILTRSRPSRIWSDNATNFVGAKNELADLNRLFLRDEHVKAVNEFCLTESIEWLFIPPRSPHFGGLWEAAVKTAKHHFYRSVCSSILDFDSLQHPGDLDVLTPAHFLGTAPSSSYIEPDLRQLNFNRLNYFQRVTYLQQVFWARWREEYLTLLQQRSKWRTPQPGLSINDVVLVKDENLPPLKWPLARVQELISGSDGVSRVAVLQTATGVIRRAVRKLCLLPKQDDVESPCLPTGGECLVK, encoded by the exons atgtttgatgaaggtgcaagtgcaaatggaaatgatgaGGCGACATCAGCTAGTCAAGTGGCGGTTGGAACCCAGGCtgctgtttttaaaataaagatcaaGAATTTAACTGATCGACTCAATAGATTGTCCTCGGAACTTGATCCCGCTCGACTTCgcgatgttgatgactacgagctgcaagattacataagcatggcatctgacttgcaggcgaaatttgaGATAGTCTGTGATGGTTTGTTGGAGGTGGATCATGCCAGCGTTGATGAGGATCTTCAGACAAGTTTTGAGTCAACTATTAGGCAGCTACGGCTGTCCCTTCAACGCGAGCGCGGAAATCGAAGCAAGGTTCAGCAGATTCCGCATTGTTCCACCTTCAATTCAGCCGCAGCCGATGACTCGCGTTCTACCTTTGTTGTTCCAAACCACTCTCGATtgcctcaacttaaattgccggagtttagtggaggctacacagaatgggccgattTCTCGAACCTGTTCACCACGGTCATTGacaaggatccgtatttgaccaacattgaaaaactccagcatctacggtcatgccttaaaggaacagcgctggatacaattcgctcattggaaatttcaaacgcaaattatgctgccgctttagaactgcttgataagcgttttaataacaagcgtcttatttttcaggcacacatctcTGAAATTTTGGGTTTGAGAAAGGTGGACAAGGGCGCGACTGCACAGCTGCGCGAATTTTCAGATAAGCTCAACTCTCATCTACGtgctttaaaatcgatgggcagtGTGGAACAGATCGCCGGTTGCGTCATAGTACATACGTTGCTGCAAAAACTAGATAGCGTTACGCAGGCTAGCTGGGAGGATGATGCGCcgttggacgtcataccatcatGCGAGCGGTTTACAACCTTCATAGAGAGGCGTTGccaaaggctggaaaatgcggaTCACGCTACGGCAATGTACACGCCTAGCTCCCAGGTGGGCCAGAACAACAGTAGTAGAAGAACGTTTGTAGTGACTAGGAATGGAAcgagtgcttgtgtgttttgtgaagTCGCAGGCCactctatttataaatgtttgcaattcgcAAATTTATCGCCCTTGCTGCGCCTTCACGAAGCCAAGCGGCTTGCGCTGTGCCTAAACTGCCTGCAAAGGGgacatcagctgagagtcTGCGGCTCCAGCGCTTGCAGAGTTTGTGGAAGCAAACATCATAGCTTGTTGCATCTTGGCAACACAAGCAGTCACATCGCTGCTTCTAGCCCAAACAATGCTCAAGATACCGAAACTTATTCGTCATCCCAAAACACCTTGGCGGCACTTTTATCTTCGCCTCTCACTACCGCCCAGCATCTCAAGCACGATGTGGTCCTGCTTGCCACTGCCGTCATCAACGTGAAAAATCGCGCTGGCTCCTTGGTGCCTTGCCGTGCGTTGCTCGACTCTGGGTCGCAgttgcacatcatcacctctcgtcttgctcatcagctccagctgcgcaaattcaagtcaacagcaatcgtctctggcattggtgatgcagcATTTGCGTCCGATGGGTTTTCGgtcaacatcaatgtcaaatCTCGAGTGTCGGAGTACTCCACATGCATCCCGGCCTTGATTGCACCATCCATCACCGATAATCAGCCTGGCTTCACTCTTGACCCTGCATCATGGAACATTCcatcaaatatacaactagctgatcctgaattctttaaatctcagcaaatcgaCATGTTGATTGGAGCCAGTCTGTTCTTCGATCTGCTATGCGTCGGCCAGATTAAACTAGCTGCTGGACTGCCGATATTGCAAAAGACTCGCCTTGGTTGGGTGGCTACGGGAGGTGCCTCACATGCTGGAAAATCATCATTCATGGCCATGAGATCAATGGAgaatccagatctgctggtTGACTCGCATCTGCAGCCTAATACACAGATTGATGAATTAATCCGTCGTTTTTGGGAATTGGAATGCTGCACCGACCCTGAGTCCTTACCAAACAAGGAGGAACGCGACTGtgaggcacactttcaggccaattttAAACGTCTGTCGACTGGCgactattcagttcgtttaccgcTACGTCTAGGCATGTATCCgctgggtgactcctatcaacaggcgGTTCGTCGATTCCTGAACTTAGAAAGAAAACTAGACCGTAATCCACTATTGAAACCccagtatgcagcatttatcaaggaGTATCTTGACTTGGGTCACATGTCACTTGTTACCTCagctgcactgggccaatGCAAGTACTACctgccacatcactgcgtgctgaaggaggatagcactacaaccaagctaagggtcgtgtttgatggctcagcagttactacctctggacactcgctgaatgatgcactgatggcaGGTCCTACCATCCAACCGAAGCTGTTTTCGATACTGATGCGGTTTCGTACATTTGCAGTCGCCCTGACAGgcgatatatgcaaaatgtatcgatgcgtacgagtcgaacccgcagacagttattttcaatgtatCTTGTGGCGTGAGtctcagcatcagaagatacagatttacaaattagacaccgtcacctacggcacaaaaccagcatcgtttctctcagtgcgagctatgcaccaactggccatggatgagcagaaAACTTTCCCTATTGGCTCTGACATTGTTAAAAGAGATTTCTACGTGGATGACCTCATTTCTGGTGGTAGCTGTGTTCAAGAAGCAATTGAGATATTGAAACAAACATCTGGACTACTCGCCAAGGGGAACTTTAGGCTGCGCAAATGGTGTTCTAGCGACACATCTGTACTCCAAAACATACCGGAAGAGGATAGAGAAACGCTGCTTAAGTTTGACGATGGCAGTGACATCACGAAAACGTTAGGCCTCGTTTGGGATCCCGCTTCAGACTGTTTCCTTTTCTCCTTCTCTCCACTGAGGTTGCCCTCCAGACTGACAAAACGGTCAATACTCTCCGCAATTGCTCGCTTTTACGACCcccttggtcttgttggtcccgtaataacaaaatcgaaaatttttatgCAGGATCTCTGGAGAGAAAAGCTGGACTGGGATGAGAGCCTGCCCgtacacttaagcacagcctGGGTCAACTTCTGCGCTGATTTTGAGTATACTCAGCAATTCCAGTATCCCCGTCGAGCACTCTCATCAGACAGTACAGTGGAGATTCACGgattttgtgatgccagcctaAGCGCTTATGGAGCATGCGTCTATACAGTCTCAAAGTGCAATGGCAACACCAGCGTGCGTCTCTTAtgctccaaatcgcgtgtCGCGCCTGTGAAAACCATCACGGTACCAAAGCTGGAACTCTGCGGAGCTGCATTACTGGCTCAACTTCTCagcgaaatatgccaaatgaaagTGTTCGACTGTCGGTATTACTGTTGGTCAGACTCTGCCGTGACTTTGGCTTGGATTCGCAATGATGCTTCGAAATTCAATGTTTTCGTTGCCAACCGAGTCGCAGCCATCCAAGAGCTCACCACTGGAATGGAATGGCATCATATTCCCACCGAATTAAACCCGGCGGATATAATTTCACGAGGAGCGCTGCCTAGTGAGCTCTTCCGGTCTCCATTATGGGCCCATGGTCCGAGTTTTCTCAGTAAGGGAAAGGAAGAGTGGCCTGCCTCCTGTGTACCTGTCGAATCCTTACCAGAACTTCGACACAAGGTACTCCTCGGAACTGCAGCGCAACCGGATCTCTCGATTGGTTGCAAGTTCATCAATTCGTTTTCCAAGCTGCAGCGGGTCTTTGcttatgtttacaaatttgtaaatcgaATCCGAGGAGCTGAACTAACCGTTGACCACTTGCATCATGGCACACATTGGTTGCTgcggtcagtgcaaatggctaCTCTCAGCGATGACTACAAGGCATTGAAGGAAGGAAGGCATGTCAAACCGTCTAGCTCAATGGCCTCTCTTGCACCATTCCTTGACGACTTCGGCCTACTTCGCATCGGTGGACGGCTGAAAAACTCGTCGTTGGACTTCTCAGCGCGAcatccgattatattgccCCGTCAGCATCCTGTGACGCGAGCAATCATAGTTTACTTTCATAAACGAAACTTACACGCTGGACCTCGCGCTTTATTGTCTTCGATTCGGCTCCAgtactggcccattggcggtcgAAAAACAGTCTCCagtattgttgccaaatgcataatctgttttcgtgccaagccacgattggccgagcatataatggcagacctaccagctgatcgtctTAATACATCGTATCCCTTTATGGTCACTGGCGTTGAttactgtggaccattttACTACAAGAACGAAGTGCGCAACAGGCCACCAGTGAAATGCTATATCAGtctgttcatatgcttcgctacaaagGCGGTGCACTTAGAGCTTGTAAAGGACTTGTCCACAACATCGTTTCTAAACGCCCTAAAACGTTTCATCCTGACTCGCTCTCGACcttcaaggatctggtctgacaatgcgacaaacttcGTAGGTGCCAAGAACGAACTAGCAGATCTGAACCGCCTGTTCCTGAGAGACGAGCATGTCAAGGCCGTTAACGAGTTTTGCCTAACCGAATCAATTGAATGGTTGTTCATCCCTCCTCGCTCTCCGCACTTTGGTGGACTATGGGAAGCCGCTGTGAAGACTGCTAAGCACCACTTTTATCGATCTGTTTGCTCTTCCATTTTGGATTTCGATTCGCTGC agcatccaggtgatcttgacgtcttgacacccgcacacttCCTGGGTACAGCGCCATCTTCATCATACATTGAGCCCGATCTAAGGCAGCTTAACTTCAATcggcttaattattttcagcgcgtcacatatctccaacaagtattctgggcccgttggcgcgaagagtatttgacgcttcttcaacagcgctccaaatggcgcactCCTCAGCCTGGACTCTCCATTAACGATGTTGTCCTTGTAAAGGATGAGAATCTACCGCCGCTGAAGTGGCCACTCGCCAGAGTGCAAGAGCTGATCTCTGGATCTGATGGGGTATCCAGAGTTGCTGTGCTTCAAACTGCGACTGGAGTCATACGTAGAGCTGTACgaaagctgtgtttgctgcccaaacaggatgatgttgaaagcccttgccttccaacggggggagaatgtttggtcaagtaa